The Flavobacterium piscisymbiosum genome includes a region encoding these proteins:
- a CDS encoding ATP-binding protein: protein MIRKEALSLRNKGLENYNKQNFNTAFDEFYKSKQLYETLKDGVKKDSANIGYILIMMATIQQVNGDYYGSKETVTEALAYVEKNSVYTAEINNRLGIADKELSLYDDAILYYKESAKDYKDPLEKQAPFNNIAAVYIYQKKYDKAIVLLDSLVNSLSNKEIKDKAEPSDKSILIDNLGYACFKKGMDEKGFLLMNEALQIRKEFKDTYGSIQSYLNLADYYAKKNIQKSNENALSAYHIATKLKSVDERLEALQILISNDHSAQNTKYVQSYFTLNDSIIKVRNNFKNKFAKIKYDSKKEKDENAKLRLENAENLLSLQKATYLRIVFAIVFVFLVILIFILIRYYKNKNKAIEFKTSYNTETRIAKKIHDELANDVFHVIAFAESQPLSTESTKENLLQKLDDIYGRVRGISRENNKIDTGTDFIKSLKDMLSTYNTSERNIMVTNLESIHWESIDEIKKITISRVLQELMVNMKKHSQANLVVIKFESDPKSIVINYNDNGKGCEKTQMVKNGLQNMENRIQAVKGTINFDTEPDKGFRVKISMPK from the coding sequence TTGATCCGAAAAGAGGCCCTTAGTTTACGAAATAAAGGTCTTGAAAATTATAATAAGCAAAACTTTAATACCGCTTTTGATGAGTTTTATAAATCAAAACAACTTTATGAAACTTTAAAAGACGGTGTAAAAAAAGACAGTGCCAATATAGGTTACATACTTATTATGATGGCAACAATTCAGCAAGTCAATGGGGATTATTACGGTAGTAAGGAAACCGTTACCGAAGCATTAGCTTATGTAGAAAAAAATAGTGTTTACACGGCTGAAATAAACAATAGATTAGGCATTGCTGATAAAGAACTTTCTCTTTATGATGACGCTATTCTTTACTATAAAGAATCAGCTAAAGATTATAAAGATCCTCTTGAAAAACAAGCTCCATTTAATAATATTGCAGCAGTTTATATTTATCAAAAGAAATATGATAAAGCAATTGTCCTTTTAGACTCTCTTGTAAATTCTCTTTCAAACAAAGAAATAAAGGATAAAGCTGAACCAAGTGACAAATCCATACTTATAGATAACTTAGGTTATGCCTGTTTTAAGAAAGGAATGGATGAAAAAGGATTTCTTTTAATGAATGAAGCCCTCCAGATCAGAAAAGAGTTTAAAGATACGTATGGAAGTATTCAAAGTTATCTAAATCTTGCCGATTACTATGCAAAAAAGAACATCCAAAAATCTAATGAAAATGCTCTTTCAGCTTACCATATTGCCACAAAACTAAAAAGTGTTGACGAAAGATTAGAAGCACTACAAATTTTAATTTCAAATGATCATAGTGCTCAAAATACTAAATATGTACAAAGCTATTTTACTTTAAACGATAGTATTATTAAGGTTCGAAATAATTTTAAAAATAAATTTGCTAAAATTAAATACGATTCTAAAAAAGAGAAAGATGAAAACGCAAAACTACGTTTAGAAAACGCAGAAAACTTATTATCGCTTCAAAAAGCCACTTATCTACGAATTGTATTTGCCATTGTCTTTGTTTTTCTAGTCATATTGATCTTCATTTTAATACGCTATTACAAAAATAAAAACAAAGCAATAGAATTTAAGACTTCTTATAACACAGAAACCAGAATTGCCAAAAAAATTCATGACGAATTGGCCAACGATGTATTTCATGTGATTGCTTTTGCCGAATCTCAGCCCTTATCTACAGAAAGTACCAAAGAGAATCTACTACAAAAATTAGATGACATTTACGGGCGCGTGAGAGGAATTTCAAGAGAAAACAATAAAATTGACACGGGCACAGATTTTATCAAAAGCTTAAAAGATATGCTTTCGACCTATAATACCAGCGAAAGAAATATCATGGTTACCAATTTAGAAAGTATACACTGGGAAAGTATCGATGAAATAAAAAAGATTACCATTAGCAGAGTTTTACAGGAATTAATGGTGAATATGAAGAAACACAGTCAGGCAAATCTCGTGGTTATAAAATTTGAAAGTGATCCAAAATCAATTGTAATAAATTATAATGATAATGGTAAAGGCTGCGAAAAAACCCAGATGGTAAAAAATGGCCTTCAAAACATGGAAAACCGTATTCAGGCTGTCAAAGGAACTATTAACTTTGACACAGAACCTGATAAAGGCTTTAGAGTAAAAATAAGCATGCCCAAATAA
- a CDS encoding 5' nucleotidase, NT5C type, translating into MKKKTIAIDMDGVLADIEVQLIEHYNKANGTSLSKESIQGLEEEEAFNDRTLLREVLNADNFFRSLPVMPDAVESLRRLQENFEVFIVSAATEFPVSLAEKVAWLGEHFPFIKWENIILCGSKRIINTDYMIDDHCKNLDYCIGKPIMFTAFHNVNKTHHLRVNNWKEAVAVLEETL; encoded by the coding sequence ATGAAAAAGAAAACGATTGCCATAGATATGGATGGCGTGCTTGCCGATATCGAAGTACAACTTATAGAACATTACAATAAAGCAAACGGAACAAGTCTTTCGAAAGAAAGTATTCAGGGTTTGGAAGAAGAAGAAGCTTTTAATGACAGAACTCTTTTGCGTGAAGTTTTGAATGCTGATAATTTTTTTAGATCATTACCTGTAATGCCTGATGCGGTTGAAAGTTTAAGAAGATTACAAGAAAATTTCGAGGTTTTTATTGTTTCTGCTGCCACAGAATTCCCGGTTTCTCTTGCAGAAAAAGTAGCCTGGCTTGGCGAACATTTTCCTTTTATTAAATGGGAAAATATTATTTTATGCGGAAGCAAAAGAATCATCAATACCGATTATATGATCGATGATCATTGTAAAAACCTGGATTATTGTATAGGAAAACCTATTATGTTTACGGCGTTTCATAACGTGAATAAAACCCATCATTTAAGAGTAAACAACTGGAAAGAAGCAGTTGCTGTTTTAGAGGAAACATTATAA
- a CDS encoding DeoR/GlpR family DNA-binding transcription regulator: MKKEERQKVILEYLSKEHRLTLTELSAYLNVSEDTIRRDVKELSDQGLLKAVRGGAVAPSPIPLHFRNREKHDLENKKIIAEKAISFLKDGQVVFIDGGTTSLALVASFPYDLKITVITNSFPVAALVEDLPNIELIFAGGKMCKTSFTTASIETIDFFRNFRADICILGLCSIHHERGVTGILYDDSQIKKNMIQNSNFVIALGSAEKIDTAESYFVCPLKDINVLVTNISPDDETFHAYKKSGVTIV, encoded by the coding sequence ATGAAAAAAGAAGAACGTCAAAAAGTGATTTTAGAATACTTATCAAAAGAGCACCGATTAACTTTAACCGAACTTAGCGCGTATCTAAATGTGTCCGAAGATACCATAAGAAGAGATGTAAAAGAACTTTCAGATCAGGGTTTGCTAAAAGCTGTTCGTGGCGGTGCAGTGGCTCCCTCACCTATTCCGTTGCACTTTAGAAACAGAGAAAAACACGATCTTGAAAACAAGAAAATAATTGCCGAAAAAGCAATTTCATTTTTAAAAGACGGACAAGTTGTTTTTATCGATGGAGGAACAACTTCTTTGGCTTTAGTAGCCAGTTTTCCTTATGATTTAAAAATTACCGTTATTACCAATAGTTTTCCGGTGGCCGCATTAGTCGAAGATTTACCCAATATCGAATTGATTTTTGCAGGCGGAAAAATGTGTAAAACTTCTTTTACCACAGCCAGTATCGAAACCATCGATTTCTTCAGGAATTTTAGAGCCGATATTTGTATTTTGGGACTTTGCAGTATTCATCACGAAAGAGGAGTTACAGGAATTTTATACGATGATTCGCAAATTAAAAAGAACATGATTCAGAATTCAAATTTTGTTATTGCGCTGGGTTCTGCCGAAAAAATCGACACTGCCGAATCTTATTTCGTTTGTCCCCTAAAAGATATAAACGTTCTGGTAACTAATATTTCGCCAGATGATGAAACTTTTCATGCATACAAAAAATCCGGTGTAACTATAGTTTAA
- a CDS encoding FAD-dependent oxidoreductase has product MLLQNKKIAIVGGGPGGLTLARLLQLKGANVKVYERDENRNVRLQGATLDLHYGSGLKAIEAAGLTEAFKANYRPDNDRYRVVDEKGNVLHDDHDKVSTGDFGDEFFRPEIDRGPLRDILIDALQPDTIVWDSHIVSLEEKENGWEIIFKNGNTATVDLIIGADGANSKIRPFVTPIKPFYSGVTYLVCNIPDSEKNAPKLHNLTKGGKISAMADSKTLFLSAKGDGSLDFYIGWKATANWATESGIDFKNNKEILEWFKKEFANWDTMWLELFDYDETEFVVRPLHGMPLDQYWETNPNITLLGDAAHLLPPNGEGVNSAMLDALYLSENLTNGKFTDVKSAIEDYEKQMFERFAAEGKETAEMMDWMYSPDGLKIMVELFQQMPN; this is encoded by the coding sequence ATGTTACTACAAAATAAAAAAATTGCTATCGTAGGAGGAGGTCCGGGTGGATTAACTCTTGCGAGACTTTTGCAGCTAAAAGGAGCAAATGTAAAAGTGTATGAAAGAGATGAAAATCGAAATGTAAGATTACAAGGTGCAACGCTTGATTTGCATTATGGATCAGGATTAAAAGCCATTGAAGCAGCGGGTTTGACAGAAGCTTTTAAAGCGAATTACAGACCGGACAATGATCGATATCGTGTTGTTGATGAAAAGGGAAATGTTCTTCATGATGATCATGATAAAGTATCTACAGGTGATTTTGGTGATGAATTTTTTAGACCGGAAATTGACCGCGGACCTTTAAGAGATATCTTAATAGATGCGCTGCAACCCGATACAATTGTTTGGGACAGCCATATTGTTTCGCTTGAAGAAAAAGAAAATGGTTGGGAAATTATTTTTAAAAATGGAAACACTGCAACCGTAGATCTTATAATTGGAGCCGATGGGGCCAACTCGAAAATTCGCCCGTTTGTTACGCCAATTAAGCCTTTTTATTCAGGTGTTACTTATTTGGTGTGCAATATTCCTGATTCTGAAAAGAATGCTCCAAAATTGCATAACCTGACAAAGGGTGGAAAGATTTCGGCGATGGCCGATTCTAAAACTTTATTTTTAAGTGCCAAAGGCGATGGTAGCCTGGATTTTTACATTGGATGGAAAGCAACTGCAAACTGGGCTACAGAAAGCGGAATTGATTTTAAGAATAATAAGGAGATTTTAGAATGGTTTAAAAAAGAATTTGCAAATTGGGATACTATGTGGTTGGAGTTGTTTGATTATGATGAAACCGAATTTGTTGTAAGGCCTTTACACGGTATGCCGCTGGATCAATATTGGGAAACGAATCCTAATATAACGTTACTTGGTGATGCCGCACATTTATTACCTCCTAATGGAGAAGGGGTAAACTCAGCTATGCTCGACGCGTTATATTTAAGCGAAAATTTGACTAACGGAAAATTTACGGATGTAAAATCGGCAATAGAGGATTATGAGAAGCAAATGTTCGAAAGATTTGCAGCTGAAGGAAAAGAAACTGCAGAAATGATGGATTGGATGTATTCTCCGGACGGATTAAAAATAATGGTAGAATTGTTTCAGCAAATGCCAAACTAA
- a CDS encoding helix-turn-helix domain-containing protein, translated as MTINSAIKRRIIKPEPRLSDFVENFWMIENTSDSPHDIVVLPNGRFDIAFFYSPEESFQITRIGLETEPAKGSIPPKTLLFAISFKLLAIEYLLDVKAASIVNTVDPLPTDFWGITKDDLSDFECFYKKVSAKMISLIKPNIDPRKQKLFELIYASNGAMSVKELSEKVFWNSRQINRYFNDHFGISLKAYCNIVRFKESLEHIKEGRLFPELNFTDQNHFIKEVKRLSGVVPKELFKDKNDRFLLFNTQPEE; from the coding sequence TTGACAATAAATAGCGCTATAAAACGTAGAATAATAAAACCTGAACCAAGGCTTTCTGATTTTGTAGAAAATTTTTGGATGATTGAAAATACTTCAGATTCACCACATGATATTGTTGTTTTACCGAATGGAAGATTCGATATCGCGTTTTTTTATTCGCCGGAAGAATCCTTTCAGATAACAAGAATAGGTTTGGAAACGGAGCCTGCAAAAGGTTCAATTCCGCCAAAAACGCTGTTATTTGCTATTAGTTTTAAACTTCTTGCAATCGAATATTTGTTGGATGTAAAAGCGGCTTCTATAGTAAACACAGTTGATCCTTTGCCAACTGATTTTTGGGGAATTACAAAAGACGACCTCAGCGATTTTGAGTGTTTTTACAAAAAAGTTTCAGCAAAAATGATTTCGCTGATTAAGCCCAATATTGACCCCAGAAAGCAAAAGCTATTTGAATTGATTTATGCTTCGAATGGTGCAATGTCTGTAAAGGAATTGTCTGAAAAGGTTTTTTGGAACAGCCGCCAGATCAATCGCTATTTTAATGATCATTTTGGAATTTCCTTAAAAGCGTATTGTAATATTGTACGGTTCAAAGAATCATTGGAACATATTAAAGAAGGAAGACTTTTTCCCGAACTGAATTTTACGGATCAGAATCATTTTATAAAAGAAGTCAAAAGACTTTCGGGAGTTGTTCCCAAAGAATTATTCAAAGACAAAAACGACCGATTTTTACTATTTAATACACAGCCTGAAGAATAA
- a CDS encoding TolC family protein — protein sequence MYKFKSYQYGIALGICLTVAGCKAPAPEAAPTTSTPVPESFGTTTQTQDANNNTSALVWKDYFKDQNLVDLIDVALKNNQELNITLQEIEIAKNDIRVKKGLLLPTVGVRAGAGVEKVGRYTSQGAGDATTEIKPGVETPDPLGDFTISAYANWEVDIWKKLRNSKKAALNRYLATVEGKNFVITNLIAEVADSYYELLALDTQLDIVKQTIKLQTNALEIVKIQKQAARATELGVKKFEAEVLTSQSLEFGILQQIKETENKINFLLGRYPQEIKRTNSNNFLSLLPAAVSSGIPSQLLANRPDVKQAELELVASKLDVKVARAEFYPSLDISAAFGVQAFKPAYLFTFPESILYSLAGDLAAPLINRNAIKAEFASANARQLQALYNYDRTVLNAYLEVSNQLSKIENLQKGYDLKSKQVDALNTSIDVSNDLFKSARVDYFEVLMTQRDALEAKLELVDTKKEQLNAAVHVYRDLGGGWK from the coding sequence ATGTATAAATTCAAATCATATCAATATGGTATTGCGTTAGGTATATGTCTTACGGTAGCAGGGTGTAAAGCCCCTGCGCCTGAGGCAGCACCTACAACCAGTACACCAGTTCCTGAATCGTTTGGTACAACAACCCAAACTCAGGACGCAAACAATAATACCTCAGCTTTAGTCTGGAAAGATTACTTTAAAGATCAAAATCTGGTTGATTTAATTGATGTTGCCCTGAAAAACAATCAGGAATTAAATATCACTTTACAGGAAATTGAAATTGCTAAAAATGATATTCGTGTAAAAAAAGGACTTTTATTACCAACAGTTGGTGTTCGCGCCGGAGCTGGAGTAGAAAAAGTAGGTAGATATACCAGTCAGGGTGCGGGTGATGCTACTACCGAAATTAAACCGGGTGTAGAAACTCCTGATCCGTTAGGAGATTTTACTATTTCGGCTTACGCCAATTGGGAAGTGGATATCTGGAAAAAATTACGCAATTCTAAAAAAGCGGCATTAAACAGATATTTAGCTACTGTTGAAGGTAAAAACTTTGTGATTACCAACCTTATTGCTGAAGTTGCCGATTCTTATTACGAATTATTGGCCTTAGATACGCAGTTGGATATTGTAAAACAAACAATCAAATTGCAGACCAATGCTTTAGAAATTGTAAAAATCCAAAAGCAGGCTGCAAGAGCAACAGAATTAGGGGTTAAGAAATTTGAAGCAGAGGTTTTGACTTCGCAAAGTTTGGAGTTTGGAATTTTGCAGCAAATCAAAGAAACAGAGAATAAGATCAACTTTTTGTTGGGTAGATATCCACAGGAAATCAAGAGAACAAATAGCAATAACTTTTTGAGTTTATTGCCGGCTGCTGTAAGTTCAGGAATTCCGTCTCAATTATTGGCGAATCGTCCTGATGTAAAACAAGCCGAATTAGAATTGGTAGCTTCAAAATTAGATGTAAAAGTAGCCCGCGCTGAGTTTTATCCATCATTGGATATTTCGGCAGCATTTGGAGTGCAAGCTTTTAAACCTGCTTATTTGTTTACGTTTCCGGAATCTATTTTATACTCGTTAGCGGGAGATCTTGCTGCACCGTTGATCAACAGAAATGCAATCAAAGCAGAATTTGCAAGTGCAAATGCAAGACAACTTCAGGCGTTGTATAACTACGATCGTACGGTTTTGAATGCTTATTTAGAAGTTTCGAACCAGCTTTCTAAAATCGAAAATCTTCAAAAAGGTTATGATCTTAAATCGAAACAAGTAGACGCTTTAAATACTTCTATTGATGTTTCTAACGATTTGTTTAAATCAGCGAGAGTTGATTATTTCGAAGTGTTGATGACACAACGTGATGCATTAGAAGCAAAATTAGAATTGGTTGATACCAAAAAAGAACAACTAAATGCTGCTGTCCATGTTTACAGAGACTTAGGCGGAGGATGGAAATAA
- a CDS encoding efflux RND transporter permease subunit, whose protein sequence is MFNKFIQRPVLSIVISLIIVFLGVLSVLSLPITQFPTISPPMVNVTADYPGSNGELMIKAVVIPLERALNGVPGMKYMASDAGNDGEATIKVVFNLGTDPNQAAINVQNRVASVTNKLPPLVIREGIKITREVPSMLMYVNLYSTDKNTDMKFLYNYADINVLSELKRVNGIGSGDILGTREYAMRIWLKPDRMLAYKISADEIMEALSSQSLEASPGKTGESSGKRSQAFEYVLKYSGRFTTKEQYENIVVKSNANGELLRLKDVAKVEFGSSMYDIYSNLNGRPSAAIVLKQSFGSNANQVIEEVKAKLEKIKQRFPKGMDYEISYDVSKFLDASIEKVIHTLVEAFILVGIVVFLFLGDWRSTVIPAIAVPVSLIGTFVFMTFFDISLNLITLFALVLAIGVVVDDAIVVIEAVHAKMEEEHLSPLKATKKAMHEIAGAIIAITFLMAAVFIPVAFMSGPVGVFYRQFSVTMATAIILSGIVALTLTPALCAMMLKNNHGEVKKKTPVNVFIDGFNNKFNLAQGKYQNLLGKIVNRRAVTIIALLGFCAGTWLISSTVPSGFIPNEDQGMFYAVIQTPPGSSLERTNNIAERLQKIAEKIDGVKSVSSLAGYEILSEGTGSNSGTCLVNLKDWSDRKHSVLEIMAELEEKSKDIAGANIEFFQPPAVPGYGAAGGFELRLLDKTGSNDYKKMEQVNNDFVKELNTHPELSNVFSFYSSSFPQYMMKVDNDMAQQKGVSIENAMNTLSTLVGSNYEISFIKYGINYKVIVQASPEYRAQPDDILKLYVKNNRDEMVPFSAFMRLEKVYGLSEITRHNMYTSTQISGSAAAGYSSGTAIKVIQEVAAKKLPRGYDIDWAGISADEVAQGNQAIWVFMICLGFVYLVLAAQYESFILPLSVILSLPAGIFGAFLLLKLTGLENNIYAQVAMVMLIGLLGKNAVLIVEFAIQRHAAGRSVLEAAMEGAKARFRPILMTSFAFIAGLLPLAFATGPGKIGNRTIGTAAAGGMLIGTICGVFVIPGLYFIFAKIAEKYKLVKHEEENPLTEEIDNNHV, encoded by the coding sequence ATGTTTAATAAATTTATTCAAAGACCTGTATTGTCGATAGTAATATCGCTTATAATTGTCTTTTTAGGGGTATTGTCGGTATTAAGTTTACCTATTACACAGTTCCCTACAATCTCACCACCAATGGTGAATGTTACCGCAGATTATCCAGGATCTAATGGTGAATTGATGATCAAAGCTGTTGTAATTCCTCTGGAAAGAGCCTTAAATGGGGTTCCCGGAATGAAATATATGGCTTCTGATGCGGGAAATGATGGTGAAGCTACTATAAAAGTAGTGTTTAACTTAGGAACAGATCCTAATCAGGCTGCGATTAACGTTCAAAACCGTGTAGCTTCGGTTACTAATAAGCTACCTCCATTAGTTATTAGAGAAGGTATTAAAATTACACGAGAAGTGCCGAGTATGTTGATGTATGTGAATCTTTACAGTACAGACAAAAATACCGACATGAAGTTCTTGTACAATTATGCTGATATCAACGTACTTTCAGAATTGAAAAGGGTAAATGGTATTGGTTCCGGAGATATCTTAGGAACACGTGAATATGCAATGCGTATTTGGTTAAAACCGGATCGTATGTTGGCTTATAAAATTTCTGCAGATGAAATAATGGAAGCATTATCAAGTCAGAGTTTAGAAGCTTCGCCTGGTAAAACGGGAGAAAGTTCCGGTAAGCGTTCTCAGGCATTTGAATATGTATTAAAATATTCAGGACGTTTTACAACCAAAGAGCAATATGAGAATATTGTGGTAAAATCAAACGCTAACGGGGAACTTTTACGCTTGAAAGATGTTGCGAAAGTAGAATTTGGTAGTTCGATGTACGATATCTATTCGAACTTAAATGGTAGACCTTCTGCGGCTATTGTATTGAAACAATCATTTGGTAGTAATGCCAATCAGGTTATTGAGGAGGTAAAAGCTAAATTGGAAAAAATTAAGCAAAGATTCCCTAAAGGAATGGATTATGAAATTTCGTATGACGTTTCTAAATTCCTTGATGCTTCTATCGAAAAAGTAATTCACACACTTGTTGAAGCTTTTATTCTGGTAGGTATTGTAGTATTCCTTTTCTTAGGAGACTGGCGTTCGACGGTTATTCCGGCAATTGCGGTACCGGTATCATTGATAGGTACGTTTGTCTTCATGACATTCTTTGATATTTCATTAAACTTAATCACATTATTTGCTTTAGTTTTAGCTATTGGGGTCGTCGTCGATGATGCGATTGTTGTAATCGAAGCTGTTCACGCCAAGATGGAGGAAGAACATCTCTCGCCACTCAAAGCAACTAAAAAAGCGATGCACGAAATTGCAGGAGCGATTATAGCGATTACATTCTTAATGGCAGCGGTATTTATTCCGGTTGCATTTATGTCTGGTCCTGTTGGGGTATTTTACAGACAGTTCTCTGTAACTATGGCAACGGCTATTATCCTTTCTGGTATTGTGGCTTTGACTTTGACACCGGCGCTTTGTGCGATGATGTTAAAAAACAATCATGGTGAGGTTAAAAAGAAAACCCCTGTAAATGTATTTATAGATGGTTTTAATAATAAATTCAATTTAGCGCAAGGCAAATACCAAAATCTATTAGGTAAAATTGTAAACAGAAGAGCTGTTACTATTATTGCACTTCTTGGGTTTTGCGCCGGAACATGGTTGATTAGTAGTACCGTTCCTTCCGGGTTTATCCCGAATGAGGATCAGGGTATGTTTTATGCTGTAATTCAGACACCACCGGGTTCATCATTAGAAAGAACCAATAATATTGCAGAAAGATTACAGAAAATCGCTGAAAAGATAGATGGAGTAAAATCCGTTTCTTCATTGGCAGGTTATGAAATTCTGTCTGAAGGTACGGGATCAAACTCAGGAACTTGTTTGGTTAACCTTAAAGACTGGAGTGACAGAAAGCATTCTGTTCTTGAGATTATGGCCGAATTAGAAGAGAAATCTAAAGATATTGCGGGAGCTAATATCGAATTCTTTCAACCGCCTGCTGTACCAGGATATGGTGCTGCCGGAGGATTTGAGCTTCGTTTGTTAGACAAAACAGGTTCTAATGATTACAAAAAAATGGAGCAGGTAAATAATGATTTTGTGAAAGAGTTAAACACTCATCCCGAATTATCTAACGTATTTAGTTTCTATAGCTCTAGTTTCCCTCAGTACATGATGAAAGTAGATAATGATATGGCACAGCAAAAAGGAGTTTCAATCGAAAACGCTATGAATACTTTGTCAACTCTTGTGGGTAGTAACTACGAAATTAGTTTTATTAAATACGGAATTAACTATAAAGTAATTGTTCAGGCTTCTCCGGAATATCGTGCTCAGCCAGATGATATTTTAAAACTTTATGTTAAAAATAATCGTGATGAAATGGTTCCTTTTTCGGCTTTCATGAGATTAGAAAAAGTATACGGACTTTCAGAAATTACGAGACACAACATGTATACTTCTACACAAATTAGTGGTTCTGCCGCTGCAGGGTATAGTTCTGGTACAGCAATTAAAGTAATTCAGGAAGTTGCAGCTAAAAAATTGCCTAGAGGATATGATATTGACTGGGCAGGTATTTCTGCAGATGAGGTGGCTCAGGGTAATCAGGCAATTTGGGTATTCATGATCTGTTTAGGATTCGTGTATCTGGTATTAGCAGCTCAATATGAGAGTTTTATTTTACCATTATCAGTAATTCTTTCTTTACCGGCAGGTATTTTTGGAGCTTTCTTATTGTTAAAGTTAACAGGATTAGAAAACAATATTTATGCTCAGGTAGCGATGGTAATGCTTATTGGTTTACTAGGTAAAAATGCCGTACTGATTGTAGAGTTTGCCATACAGCGACATGCAGCAGGAAGATCAGTACTTGAAGCCGCAATGGAAGGGGCGAAAGCGAGGTTCCGTCCTATTTTGATGACTTCTTTTGCTTTTATTGCGGGATTATTGCCACTTGCTTTTGCTACTGGTCCGGGTAAAATTGGTAACAGAACCATTGGTACTGCAGCTGCCGGAGGTATGCTTATAGGTACTATTTGTGGGGTATTTGTAATTCCGGGCTTGTATTTCATTTTTGCCAAAATTGCAGAGAAATATAAATTGGTAAAACATGAAGAAGAAAATCCATTAACAGAAGAAATTGATAACAATCATGTATAA
- a CDS encoding efflux RND transporter periplasmic adaptor subunit, which produces MKRIILFTGLFALVCLTSCTTKKEEKEEAEKFTVTNPVRIDTSFTKEYVSQIKSVRNIELRAQEKGFLQNIYVDEGQFVKKGQLLFKIMPNMYQAELLKAQAEQKSVEIELQNSKLLADKNIVSKNELSVAQAKLQSAKAEVALAKLHLSFTEIRAPFDGTIDRIPLKLGSLIDEGELLTSLSDNSQMFAYFNVSEPEYLQYQTDVKDRADNKVSLVLANGDIFKEKGNVEVIESEFNNETGNIAFRARFPNSAKLLRNGETGQVQMMVPLKNAIVIPQKATYEIQDKKYVFVVDKNNKVNSREITITGEIPDLYVIKTGLTENDKILLEGVQKVKENDKITFEYQAPQTVINHLRVKAE; this is translated from the coding sequence ATGAAAAGAATTATCTTGTTCACAGGCTTATTTGCCCTTGTGTGCCTCACTAGTTGTACAACTAAAAAAGAAGAAAAAGAAGAAGCAGAAAAATTCACCGTGACCAATCCGGTTAGAATTGATACTTCGTTTACGAAGGAGTATGTTTCGCAAATTAAATCTGTTCGAAACATCGAACTTCGCGCCCAGGAAAAAGGGTTTCTACAAAATATTTATGTTGATGAGGGACAGTTTGTAAAAAAAGGACAGCTGTTGTTTAAAATTATGCCAAACATGTATCAGGCTGAATTGCTTAAAGCACAGGCTGAACAAAAATCAGTAGAAATTGAATTGCAAAATTCAAAATTACTGGCTGATAAAAATATCGTTTCTAAAAACGAATTAAGTGTGGCCCAGGCAAAACTGCAATCTGCAAAAGCTGAGGTTGCATTGGCAAAACTTCACTTATCATTTACTGAAATCAGAGCTCCGTTTGACGGAACTATTGACCGTATCCCTTTAAAATTAGGAAGTCTTATCGACGAAGGCGAATTATTGACAAGTCTTTCAGACAACAGTCAGATGTTTGCTTACTTCAATGTATCAGAACCTGAATATCTACAATACCAAACAGACGTAAAAGATCGTGCTGACAATAAAGTTAGCCTTGTTTTAGCGAATGGAGATATTTTTAAAGAAAAAGGAAACGTAGAAGTTATCGAAAGTGAATTTAATAATGAAACCGGAAATATTGCATTTAGAGCAAGATTCCCTAATTCAGCAAAATTACTTAGAAACGGCGAAACAGGACAAGTTCAGATGATGGTTCCTCTTAAAAATGCTATCGTAATTCCGCAAAAAGCGACTTACGAAATTCAGGATAAAAAATATGTTTTTGTTGTTGATAAAAACAATAAAGTGAATTCAAGAGAAATTACAATTACAGGTGAAATCCCTGATTTATATGTTATAAAGACCGGACTTACTGAAAACGACAAGATTTTACTTGAAGGAGTTCAGAAAGTAAAAGAAAACGATAAAATCACATTCGAATACCAAGCTCCTCAAACGGTTATCAATCATTTGCGCGTAAAAGCAGAATAG